Genomic window (Candidatus Nitrosocosmicus franklandus):
AGCTTCCGTCATTAGACCCTGCAAATCCAATTCCACTTTACGTACTGGGTAGCGGAGGAGACGAAAGCAAGAAACAATGGTTTATCCGTATAGGAGGATTTAATGAAGCAGAATACGTAAGATCTGACGGCATAACTCCGACTGACAAGTTATGGGATTCACTTTTAGGAAACATGATGCCCTTTGAGACAGTTGGATACTTTAATCCTAGTACTGGTACCCTGTCACCGACATATCAACCAAACACTATTCCATTTTACACAAAGAATATCAAGTATCCTAAAGGCAATACAGAAGAACCTTTGTCTTTAGAATACGCGTCAAAGAGCTTTGAAAGCAATGATCCAGGATTATTTTTTGGGGTCTTGTTATACAAAATAAATCAAGACTATAATCCCGACTCGGACACATCCAATGCTACAGCCACATCCACCAATGGAACAACAACATCTGGATCAGCATCTTCATCATTGCTTTCCTCTGAGTCAGAAATAGGAGGTGTAACAGAAGGAAACCGCAATAATACAACAAATAATGGAACCAGCACCTCAAACTTACAGTCTAATATTTTAAATAATATGGGTAATACAACATCTTCGAATAACAACTTGACAAATGCTAACAACAATAATAACAATATCGCTCCGACTGCAACTATTGAAACAACACAAGGTCCAATAAAAGTAGAGTTTTATCCAGATATAGCTCCAAATCACGTAAAGAACTTTCAAGATCTAGCCCGTAAGGGATTTTATGACGGGATAGTATTTCACCGGATAGTTCCCGGATTTGTAATCCAAGCAGGTGATCCAAATACAAAAAATGATAGTGCTAGTAGAGACTCTTGGGGAACAGGGGGTCCAGGATATACCATAAATCAGGAATTCAACAGTATACCACATGAAAGGGGAATATTATCTATGGCTAGAACAAACGATCCCAACAGCGCAGGTTCGCAGTTTTTTATAGTCCTCAACGATTCAAAATTTCTGGATAACCAGTATACCGTTTTTGGCAGGGTAATAGAGGGATTAGAAGTAGTTGATAAGATTGCCAATACTACAACCAATTCAATGGATCAGCCACAAGACCCTAATGCAGCACGAATTACCAAGATAACAGTTCAATAAGATATTTTTTTATCTCATTTAGATACCAAGCCATAATAGATGAAAGGTAACACGGTACTTACATCAGCATGAATAGTAACTTGTTTGGCTTGAGTAGTAACTTTACCCCACGAAATTGCTTCCGCAACAGGAGCACCACTTAAACTACCATCCCACTCAGAAGCTGTTGTAATATAAACAGCATAATCTAATCCACCCCTGTATTGATTCCACCAAAGGGTATGATGTTTTGATAACCCCCCACCCATCATAAATGCGCCAGTCATTTTGGCATCAAATATCATCTCGGATAAAATCGTTTGGTCCCTCAATACATCGACTTTAAAATCCTTATGAGATTGATTGAACAGCCAAATTTGGTTACCCACGGCACCATCTACTATTCCTGGAACTATTACAGGAATATCGTTTTTGGTAGCCCAGTATAAGAAGGAAGATTCATTTAGATGGCTTCCGATAAACCGGAGAATTTCAGAAGGTGCCAATCCTAGTGACTGTGATTGCGATTGCAAACGGGATTTATTGATATTATAAAACTCCTGTAAGATAGGCTGGATTTTAGTTTCGATTAATGGGCCGTAATTATTGTTAGGAATAAGTATGTTACCTAATCGATGAATTTCCTTTTCCAAAAGGAATTGATCGTTTAACCTAAAATCACCTTCATAATATGAAGAAAAGGACTTTGCAATATCATGATCCAACGCACCGCATGTAGTTATAACGCAATCGAACATTCTATTTTTTATCATATCTCGAATGATACCCCGATTTCCAGTTGATACTAGAGCCCCAACAAATGAAAGGAACCTGGTGCAGTTTTTTTCTTCTATCATTTTTTTCAGTATTTCGATACCATAGGCCAGGTGTCTCCCTTCAAATCCACCCGAATCAGCCATGCCACTTAGGATTTGTTTCAATGATGTATTTCTGTTAATTGAATAATCGCTTACAGTTTTGGAAAGATATTCCAGGTCTGAACTATGTTTAACTATTGCATCATTATTTTTGATTTTTCTTTTACTGTTACTGTTAATATTGTTTTCTTTAAGGTCATTATTGTTATTCTTTCTGTGTCTTTCCTTTCTTTTTATGTAGTTCAACAATGGATGTAATTATTTTCGTATTAATAAACTGCATCGGGTAACATCCTCTTTATTATCCATCAACATAGCGATTACAAATATATAAGTTGGATATTGATTTAAGGGATTGAACCATAACCGACATAGTTTTTCAGGAAAAAAAATAGATCCTCCAGAGATTTCTGCTAATATGAGCGTTTCAGAAATGGTAGATTTATTTAGAAACACAGGATATAATGCACGAAGATTAGCAGAGGCAGCTGATATATTGAAAAAAATGATCGAATCTAATGCCACTGTTTGTTTGACCATTGCTGGGGCATTAACACCTATTGGATTTGGTAAAATGATAGCAACTATGATGGAAAAAGGTTTTGTGGATTGGATAGTTACTACGGGAGCGAATGCCTATCATGATTTACATTTTGCATATGATTTGCCGGTTAGGCAAGGTCATTTTGATGTTGATGATGATATATTGTATTCAAAACAAATCGTGAGAATTTATGATGTCTATATAAAGGAATACGGTACTCTCCAATCCCAAGATCTGATAATTCAGAGAAATATTCAAAAAATTTACCAAAAAGACATAGACATCTTAAATTGTTCAACTGCAGACTTATCTTATTTAATAGGGAAGGAAGCCTTTGAAAAGTCTAAATCGCCTGAGAAATCCTTTATGGTAGAAGCGTTCAAATCCAATGTCCCAGTCTATATACCTGCGCTTAGTGACTCGTCAATTGGATTAAACATGTTGCCATCAATGCTAGATGGAAAAAGGTCAATAAATCCTATTAAAGACATTGCAGAATCAACAGCAATCCTTTGGAAAAGTAAAATTTCTGGGGGATTTGAACTGGGTGGAGGCGTTCCTAAGAACTTTTTTCAACAGACTGGTCCAGCACTATATCAAATTCTAAAAATAAAAGAAGGCGGTCATGATTTTATAGTCCAGCTTACTGATGCGAGACCCGATACAGGAGGATTGTCAGGTGCAACATTACAAGAAGGAAAAAGCTGGGGAAAAATCAAGACATCTCATAAAGGAAATGTAATAGTTTATGGAGATTCATCGGTTTATTTTCCAATTCTCTGTTCGTATTTGCTAAGTGAATGCGAGCCCAGAGAGAGAAAACAGATATTCAAAGAGAAAGATTTGTGGGTAGAAGAAATGAAGAATCAATATTTAACTTCTAAATCCAAGACCTAATCATGAAAATTTCCGGTTTTCCTTCTTTATCTCATAACAATAACAAACAGGTAATAATTTGGAATACTGCAGAAAAAATATTTAAAACAAACAGAAACCCTATCATTCAAACGACAAGAAACAGTAACATAAAAAGGTTGAAAATGGATATTGTAATTAGTCGTTAAATGTCGGAATTCAATCAACTATTGGTAAGAAGGATAAAAAATGGTACTGTGATAGATCATATCGAGGCATCAAGGGCTTTACTTGTCCTTAACATTTTGAATATTACAGGCCAGGAGGGAAATGTAATAACTGTAGCATTAAATGTTCCAAGCGTTAAACAAAATAAGAAAGACATCATAAAAGTGGAAAACAAATTTTTAGAAAAGAAAGAAACCGACAAGCTAGCACTTATTGCACCTAATGCAACCATCAACATAATCAAAGATTACAAATTGATTGAAAAAAGAAGAATTCAGCTTCCAGATAAAATAATAGGATTTTTCAAGTGTCCAAATTTAAGGTGCATAACAAACACAGAAGAAGGATTAAGTTCAAAAATAGAGATCATTGATGAAAAAGAAATACTAATGAAATGTCAATACTGCGCAAGGTCAATAACCACCAGTGAATTAATCAAATAGTCAAAATAATTCAAAAAAGTTGTACTATAAGAATTTCAAATTTATCTATTATCTGCGGATCTGTAGATGAGCATATGTGTGTATGAATGTTTATTATCTAGATAATTTTGGCATGCATTATCAATTAAAAAAAGGTTAATTGCGACATTTTAAGTTCAAGCAGGTTTTATAAATATTAATCACCATCTATTCTCCTCTACAAACCTCGCAAGTATATGATCCATCAGCATATAGTAGAAAATCAGACCATTCGCCACATTCATCACAGTATCCAGAAATGTTTCTAGGTGAGCGCCCGATTTCACCTCGTATAAGCAAAGATTTTTCAGAAACTACATCGAATAATTCTGGAGTAACAGCGAGAACATCAGATACAGAGATAATTCCAACAAGATTACCTTTATGAGTTACGCCCAGGCGTTTAATCCCATGTTGTCTTAAAAGTCTTGCAGCGGAGGTAATACTCTCCTCACCGTTAATTGAAACCAATGGTTGCATTATACTTGATGCCTTTATTTCGGAAGGAATATGACCTAAAGCAACTGATTTGGAAACAATGTCCCAGTCTGTAACAATACCCAAAGGTTTGTCATTATCTATAATGATGATACTTCCAATTTTAGCGTCAGTCATTAGTTTTGATATCTTAACAAGATCATCGTTAGGCCCAGCATGAATAATAGGGCTATTCATAACATCACTAACCAAAACTCGTGTAGTCATTCCCGTGGTTTCGTCTCTAATATCTTTAGACACATCAAATCTTCAGTGTTTGAATTTAATTACTTTTCTATTCATAGATTCCAAAGATAATTCAAACAACTATAACATAGATCTATTCGCTCTGTTGAAGAACGTTGAACTCATGTTTGAATTCTCCTTTTTCAATTGGCAAAAGTTTAAACTGACCCACAGGAAGAATTCGCACGATTTCATCTATGGAAAGATTTTTTAAGTGATTTATAACGCTGTCAGGAAATTCATTTTTTAAAGAATATTCTACAAAATCGGCCTTTATTTTTTTTGAAGCCTTTACTACATCAAAACCCGAGGGAGTGATCTTTCTCAAACACACTGATCTTTTGGCGATAGCCTGAGGAGGGCCAACGATCAATAATGGTCTTTCATCGACAAATGAAAGCCCTATTGCTAGTTTTATTTCCAAGTTTTTAACAAAATTCTTTTTACCTTCAATTATAAACGCGCCTTTAGGCAGATATTGACCCGTTGGAGCTCCCTTCTTAACTTGATAAGGATAAACCCAATAAGCATCAGCCGAAGAAAGATTATCTTTCCAAGATCTACTGAAAGATACAGTTGCTTGGGACACCTGTAGTATACTTTGAGAGATGTCTTCGACGGACTTGGTATTGGCGTTTTTTAATATAAAGAATGGAGAGCCATGCACCTCTGCATGAAATACATAGTCATTTTCAGTCAAATGTTTTCTTATAAGCACCGAATTGGAAGAAGAATCTCTGCCTCCAATGGCTAACATATCATCGGTAGTAAGAAACCACCTATATTTTTCGTACCATTCTTTATTAGTTAAGATTTTGATTTCCGACAATGGTTTCTTGTTTTTTTGTTTTTGGATTTTTTCCATTTGCTCAAGTAACCTTGCTCTAGAGGCTTCGATGGTGGTCAAGCCCCTTTCCATTTCTTTGGCAGCATTAAATAAAAGTGACGAAATTTTCGGAATATTGATATTTCCTTTGTCCAAAGGTACTTTTTCTCCCATGATTTCCAGATAATCCTTACCCTTTATACTTACGATCTTGGCACCAAACTCATTTAATAACTCGGTTAGTGGTTGGTCATTATATTTCTCTGAAATAGCCTGCTCAGAAGAAGAAGAAGAAGAAGCGTAATGAGATGAAAAAGAACCGGTAGAAGCTTTTTGCATAAGCAAAGTGGCAAAATTTCGAAGTTGGTTTGATTTTGAAAGAACTAGTTCTTTGGCTTTAGCCTGTTCATCTAAATCATGCTCTATTGATTCAATCTGTTTTTCTAACTCCGAATTTCTACTTGTGCTATTTTGCAAGATAGTATAATTCAAGTATTCGTCAATCGCTTCAGCATATGAACTAAATCTTTTAACGTATTTGGAATCTACATCGATAGGAATTACAGGACTGATATCTAAAGGATTCTTGTTTTCGTCTAATATCAGACTTGGTTCATGCCCGACTCCAGCAGCAATATTTCTTATAACAGAGGTTAATACCCCGAACAAAATTTTTGTTTCAGAAGGAGTCA
Coding sequences:
- a CDS encoding deoxyhypusine synthase, coding for MNYIKRKERHRKNNNNDLKENNINSNSKRKIKNNDAIVKHSSDLEYLSKTVSDYSINRNTSLKQILSGMADSGGFEGRHLAYGIEILKKMIEEKNCTRFLSFVGALVSTGNRGIIRDMIKNRMFDCVITTCGALDHDIAKSFSSYYEGDFRLNDQFLLEKEIHRLGNILIPNNNYGPLIETKIQPILQEFYNINKSRLQSQSQSLGLAPSEILRFIGSHLNESSFLYWATKNDIPVIVPGIVDGAVGNQIWLFNQSHKDFKVDVLRDQTILSEMIFDAKMTGAFMMGGGLSKHHTLWWNQYRGGLDYAVYITTASEWDGSLSGAPVAEAISWGKVTTQAKQVTIHADVSTVLPFIYYGLVSK
- the pyrI gene encoding aspartate carbamoyltransferase regulatory subunit, whose product is MSEFNQLLVRRIKNGTVIDHIEASRALLVLNILNITGQEGNVITVALNVPSVKQNKKDIIKVENKFLEKKETDKLALIAPNATINIIKDYKLIEKRRIQLPDKIIGFFKCPNLRCITNTEEGLSSKIEIIDEKEILMKCQYCARSITTSELIK
- a CDS encoding CBS domain-containing protein, producing MSKDIRDETTGMTTRVLVSDVMNSPIIHAGPNDDLVKISKLMTDAKIGSIIIIDNDKPLGIVTDWDIVSKSVALGHIPSEIKASSIMQPLVSINGEESITSAARLLRQHGIKRLGVTHKGNLVGIISVSDVLAVTPELFDVVSEKSLLIRGEIGRSPRNISGYCDECGEWSDFLLYADGSYTCEVCRGE
- a CDS encoding deoxyhypusine synthase family protein; translation: MNHNRHSFSGKKIDPPEISANMSVSEMVDLFRNTGYNARRLAEAADILKKMIESNATVCLTIAGALTPIGFGKMIATMMEKGFVDWIVTTGANAYHDLHFAYDLPVRQGHFDVDDDILYSKQIVRIYDVYIKEYGTLQSQDLIIQRNIQKIYQKDIDILNCSTADLSYLIGKEAFEKSKSPEKSFMVEAFKSNVPVYIPALSDSSIGLNMLPSMLDGKRSINPIKDIAESTAILWKSKISGGFELGGGVPKNFFQQTGPALYQILKIKEGGHDFIVQLTDARPDTGGLSGATLQEGKSWGKIKTSHKGNVIVYGDSSVYFPILCSYLLSECEPRERKQIFKEKDLWVEEMKNQYLTSKSKT
- the rqcH gene encoding ribosome rescue protein RqcH; translated protein: MAISEIELRFIVNNIKQVIDSVYYVSNISLITKNSLIIKFHHSQKNDVSLLVSTFGICITKYKYSIIEDNDILKKIKTYLERSKLIDAFVIQGERIVQFVFQSIQGVKYYLIVELFGQGNIIICNDSYKILNILNPINVRHRILRTGLKYFPPPTRGIDPLSITYADFLSLLDKSDSENIDLKRWLGRTLSISKKFIELAVHDSKISNKKIKDLTPSETKILFGVLTSVIRNIAAGVGHEPSLILDENKNPLDISPVIPIDVDSKYVKRFSSYAEAIDEYLNYTILQNSTSRNSELEKQIESIEHDLDEQAKAKELVLSKSNQLRNFATLLMQKASTGSFSSHYASSSSSSEQAISEKYNDQPLTELLNEFGAKIVSIKGKDYLEIMGEKVPLDKGNINIPKISSLLFNAAKEMERGLTTIEASRARLLEQMEKIQKQKNKKPLSEIKILTNKEWYEKYRWFLTTDDMLAIGGRDSSSNSVLIRKHLTENDYVFHAEVHGSPFFILKNANTKSVEDISQSILQVSQATVSFSRSWKDNLSSADAYWVYPYQVKKGAPTGQYLPKGAFIIEGKKNFVKNLEIKLAIGLSFVDERPLLIVGPPQAIAKRSVCLRKITPSGFDVVKASKKIKADFVEYSLKNEFPDSVINHLKNLSIDEIVRILPVGQFKLLPIEKGEFKHEFNVLQQSE